Part of the Deltaproteobacteria bacterium genome is shown below.
TGAGTATGTAATGATGGTTGCCCATGATATAAAATCACCGCTTTCGTCAATATTAAGCATGGCAGATGCATGTCTTGAAGTATTTTCAGATAGCATGGACAAAAGGATAAAGGATATGCTTATCAGGATACGACAGAAGGCAGATAACCTTCACCGCTATGCAGCGGATTTACTCAACCTATCACGAATCAAGTCTTCAGATAGATTGAATTTGGAGGTCTTTGGCATAAAGGATGTTATAAATGAGTCTCTTGAGTTTGCTGTCCCGATTTCAGAAGGGAAGGAGTTGGATATTAAGATTGATATACCTGATAATATGCCGCTTGTTACAGCAGATAAAGAGCAGATGAGATATGTATTCATAAACCTTTTGTCAAACGCATTCAAATATACACCAGATGGAGGCAGGGTTTTGGTGAAGGCAGAATCTTATAATGAAACAATGAATATTGAAGTGAGCGACACTGGTATAGGCATACCTCAAGATGACATACCTAAGATATTTAATGAGTTCTTCAGGGCAGGCAATGTGGAAAAAATAACAAAAGGCACAGGGCTTGGGCTTGCACTGGTGAAATATATTATTGAAAGGCATAATGGCAAGATACTGGTTGAAAGTAAACTCGGTAAAGGGACAAGGTTTAAGGTAGTATTGCCAATAAAACAGACCAAACCCTCTAATAACTATTAGACTGTGTCATAACCCCATTTTTATGGTAGTCGCAGGCTTTAGCCTGCGTTCAACCCATTGATTTTATTGACTCTCAGCGCAACCTAAAGGTTGCGGCTACCAATTATGACACAGATTGTATGCCAGAGGCTTGACTTTATAACCGTTTTAGTTATACTTTTATTGAATTTTCAAGCCTCTGTTTTTAGTCTTCCATTTAACAAGCCAAAAAAGAAGGGAAACATAGATGGGATTATATGATGATGGTTGTAAAGAGGAGAGGTGGCCGAGAGGCTGAAGGCGGCTGACTCGAAATCAGTTTTACCCGCAAGGGTAACGGGGGTTCAAATCCCTCCCTCTCCGCCAACTGGTAATTTACTTTTTTCCGATTTATTCGGGGTTATGACAGTAATATTAAACCATGTCAACTATTTCTGTTATAGGCAATGTTGCAATATCCATATATTTTTTATAATTCGATTCATCTGGTTTCAGCATATCCATAACCCTTGAAAATGTGTTTTCAATAAATATTTCCCTGTCCTGTTCTCTTCGTCTGATGCCAAAACGTATCTTTTTTCGCTCCTCTGCACTGAGTCTATTGATTAGATTTTTAGTTATCCATATTGCACCATAACGGGCAAAATCTGACACCCTGCTTGCACAGTTAACAGAGTCGCCAAGGGCTGTAAATTCTATACTGGATGAGTCAGAGATAGTTCCAAAATATTCTTCTCCCTCGTTTATTCCAATGTTTAGATAAAGGTCATTAAGCCATCCTTTCCGTCTTTTCCATTCCAGATTTAGTTTTTTCATCTCATCTCGTAGTTCCAAACTGCAATGGATTGTATTCATAAGGTACTTGGCATTTTTATCTTTCAGAAAATAATAGACCATCCCGTCACCAACATGCTTTCCGCAAACGCCATTGTATTTTTTAAAGGAACTTTCCATATACCTGCGTATCTCGTTTATTAACTCAAAATATTCTTCAGGCGGCAATTCAGCACAGATTCTGCTGGAATCCTGCAGGTCTGCAACAATGGCGCAGAAAGATATAAGTGATGGTATGCATTGTTTTAATAATTCATTTATTATATTTCTGCGGTTTGATAACAAATAGAGAATATCAGTATGCATCTTATCATGTGCGTAAACTAAAAATATACCTTCTCTGAAGATTATATAAAATACATGGTAGGATGTTAAGATGCCGTCTGAACCGATGAGGTTGGTGTATGTTTCGTTAATGACGCAGTCTTTGACAGAAACTTTATCGTAACTCTTTTCAAGTGTCTGAATTTCACTCTCTGAAATATTGTTATACAGATTTGGCAATATATCTCTGGAATACCTTGATTTGAAAAGACTCATATGGAAATCAATAAGTTCATTTTTATTTTTGTTTACACTGTCTAATTTCATCAATAACTTAAATATATTTCTTGCTCCCGCATTTCTAATAAGGTGAATATTCTGGTTGAAGATTTCATTTTCTGCCTCGCTGTTAGTCCATGAGACCTCAAAATTATTATTAACCAGATAGGCAGGACAGTGTATATCTTTGATAGTTACCTTTAAGTCTTCATTGCAGCCTATATAGTTTACATCTTTGGTTTTATTCTCTGAATTTTCACCATTAGAAACAGGTGGGTTACCTATAGCAGAACTGAGTTTAGTCTTATTAAACCTATCTATAATATCTTCCATAGAATTACCCTCCTTTTTCATTTGTTTGACTAACTCAATACGGTCTAATACTGTCTTTGGAAAGTAACCAATCTTTCTTGCACGGGTTTTGTGGTCTTCCGCCTTTTTTACATCAGGTTTGGGAATAATGCCTAACTTAATATAATTATTTAATGTTGCTCTGGATATACCTGTTTGCTCAAGTATTTCTTTACTGTTTACTAAAGGTGTATCATTATAGGTTGGCATAAGTTCAAATTGTCTAATTATACTGACTAACTAATTGGATTTAGTAGACTGTAT
Proteins encoded:
- a CDS encoding HAMP domain-containing histidine kinase; the encoded protein is MIPINTGISLRHEELLERLGWLINLRWLTIVFIILAYLTATTIFNLKIEIIPLSIIIASITVYNTAFYLYIRRERKRTLDMAGRIAFMQSILDIIFLTAFIHWTSGIENPFIFYFIFHTIITSALLPKRLGFIQAFIICILIAFLSVFEYLEIIPHHPINGFLTAGFYKNPIYVFAVYFTFASTILISTFITASISENLAKKEFELKKTLVDLEDANLKLLEKDKLKSEYVMMVAHDIKSPLSSILSMADACLEVFSDSMDKRIKDMLIRIRQKADNLHRYAADLLNLSRIKSSDRLNLEVFGIKDVINESLEFAVPISEGKELDIKIDIPDNMPLVTADKEQMRYVFINLLSNAFKYTPDGGRVLVKAESYNETMNIEVSDTGIGIPQDDIPKIFNEFFRAGNVEKITKGTGLGLALVKYIIERHNGKILVESKLGKGTRFKVVLPIKQTKPSNNY